In one window of Candidatus Avedoeria danica DNA:
- a CDS encoding restriction endonuclease subunit S yields the protein MTSVAARITATGGRKATTRHIPPNLALAVGPPSVPPPKGWQWSLLTDLARLESGHTPSRRHSEWWGGSIPWIGIQDARANHGRQIEATRESTNELGIANSSARVLPTNTVCLSRTASVGYVVVMGRPMATSQDFVNWVCSDQLDHNFLKYLLIAEGDDLRRLSSGSVHQTIYFPEVKAFYICHPSLPEQHRIVRLLDEAFAGIATAKANAERNRENARAVFENHLQSVFSQRSDGWVESRLKTLATKIGSGATPRGGEKSYKPEGVSLIRSLNVHDLEFRYPKLAFLDDQQANDLSNVEVQQGDVLLNITGASVARCCIVPENVLPARVNQHVSIIRPIADKLDAAFLHFLLISRYYKDRLLQTGEDGGSTRQAITKAQIQDFIIKHPASVSEQRSIAVRLAAVLAESQHLTVLYQHKLTALDALKKSLLHQAFTGQL from the coding sequence GTGACTTCCGTCGCCGCCCGCATCACAGCAACTGGGGGCCGTAAGGCTACCACGCGTCACATTCCGCCGAATCTCGCGCTTGCAGTTGGTCCGCCCTCCGTTCCACCACCCAAGGGCTGGCAATGGTCGCTGTTGACGGACCTTGCCCGACTCGAATCCGGACACACACCGAGTCGCCGACATTCCGAGTGGTGGGGTGGATCGATTCCATGGATCGGTATCCAGGACGCGCGAGCGAACCACGGCAGGCAGATTGAAGCGACGCGCGAAAGCACCAACGAACTCGGAATTGCGAATTCCTCGGCCCGTGTGCTTCCGACGAACACGGTTTGCCTGTCGCGTACGGCATCCGTCGGTTATGTGGTCGTCATGGGACGCCCGATGGCCACCAGTCAAGACTTCGTGAATTGGGTCTGCTCAGATCAACTCGATCACAACTTTCTAAAATATCTCTTGATTGCCGAGGGCGATGATCTTCGTCGGCTGTCCAGCGGTTCAGTTCATCAGACGATCTATTTCCCTGAGGTAAAGGCCTTTTACATATGCCATCCGTCACTCCCCGAACAACACCGCATCGTCCGTCTCCTCGACGAAGCGTTCGCGGGCATCGCCACCGCCAAGGCCAACGCCGAGAGGAACCGGGAGAACGCGCGGGCGGTGTTTGAAAACCATCTGCAGTCCGTCTTCAGCCAGCGCAGCGATGGGTGGGTGGAAAGCCGTCTGAAGACACTCGCGACCAAGATCGGCAGCGGCGCGACCCCTCGCGGTGGCGAGAAGTCCTACAAGCCGGAAGGCGTTTCGTTGATTCGCAGCCTGAATGTTCACGATCTTGAATTCAGATACCCCAAACTTGCATTCCTCGATGATCAGCAGGCCAACGATTTGTCGAATGTAGAAGTACAGCAAGGTGACGTGCTTCTGAATATCACCGGCGCTTCTGTGGCGCGTTGCTGCATCGTCCCTGAGAATGTCCTCCCAGCGCGGGTGAATCAACATGTATCGATTATTAGACCTATTGCCGACAAGCTGGATGCCGCATTTCTCCACTTCCTTCTGATCTCCAGGTATTATAAGGACAGATTGCTTCAGACAGGAGAGGACGGAGGTTCAACACGGCAGGCAATCACCAAGGCGCAGATTCAAGATTTCATCATTAAGCATCCTGCGTCCGTGAGCGAGCAAAGGTCGATTGCCGTGCGGCTAGCCGCCGTTCTAGCCGAATCCCAACACCTCACGGTCCTCTACCAACACAAGCTTACCGCTCTTGATGCACTGAAGAAGTCGCTCCTCCACCAAGCTTTCACCGGCCAGCTCTAG
- a CDS encoding type II toxin-antitoxin system VapC family toxin, with product MTDGVVVLDAYALVAFIEDEPGAAEVEVLLTRAGSDDFQLLISAVNLGEAWYAIGRAYGPTAADERIASLLDVGLAVVSADWDLAHIAADFKRLGGISYADCFAAALGVRHDAPVVTGDPEFERIAERVNVQWLPRRV from the coding sequence GTGACCGACGGCGTTGTGGTCCTGGATGCCTATGCGCTGGTGGCGTTCATCGAGGATGAGCCAGGCGCCGCTGAGGTGGAGGTGCTGCTGACGCGCGCGGGCAGCGACGACTTTCAGCTCCTGATCTCGGCCGTCAACCTGGGTGAAGCCTGGTACGCGATTGGCCGCGCGTACGGTCCGACAGCGGCGGATGAGCGGATCGCTTCGCTCTTGGACGTGGGCTTGGCCGTGGTCAGTGCCGATTGGGATCTCGCTCACATTGCGGCCGACTTCAAGCGTCTTGGCGGCATTTCGTACGCCGACTGTTTCGCGGCTGCCCTGGGCGTGCGCCACGACGCGCCGGTTGTCACGGGCGACCCCGAGTTCGAGCGGATCGCTGAGCGCGTCAACGTGCAGTGGCTGCCGCGACGCGTTTGA